The following proteins are co-located in the Myroides profundi genome:
- a CDS encoding rhodanese-like domain-containing protein: MFGFINKLLGLDKGELLFAYIQEGAMLVDVRTVGEFKSGSVPGALNIPLDTLGSQLHKLPKENKIVVFCRSGMRSGQAKRILEQKGYTQVINGGTWTKVANVKGR, encoded by the coding sequence ATGTTTGGTTTTATAAATAAGTTATTAGGATTAGATAAGGGCGAGTTACTATTCGCTTATATTCAGGAAGGAGCTATGCTGGTAGATGTACGTACAGTGGGAGAGTTTAAAAGTGGTTCTGTACCTGGCGCTCTGAATATTCCATTAGATACATTGGGATCACAGTTGCATAAATTACCTAAAGAAAATAAGATTGTCGTATTCTGTAGAAGTGGAATGCGTAGTGGTCAAGCGAAGCGTATACTAGAGCAGAAAGGATACACACAAGTGATCAATGGTGGAACATGGACTAAAGTCGCTAATGTAAAAGGAAGATAA
- a CDS encoding PadR family transcriptional regulator: MKKQQQLYKGSLNAIIMKLLDQNGRMYGYEITQKVKEVTEGEMSLTEGALYPALHKLEADGYLDVELERVDGRVRKYYKLTESGVKETTSKMEELESFIRNMQNIVNLKLT, from the coding sequence ATGAAAAAGCAACAACAACTTTATAAAGGAAGTCTCAATGCCATCATCATGAAACTACTCGATCAGAATGGGAGAATGTATGGGTATGAAATTACACAAAAGGTAAAAGAAGTAACCGAAGGAGAAATGAGCTTGACAGAAGGTGCTCTCTATCCTGCCCTTCACAAGCTAGAAGCTGATGGATACTTAGATGTAGAACTAGAGCGTGTAGATGGACGAGTACGTAAGTACTATAAGCTCACAGAATCTGGAGTAAAAGAAACTACTTCTAAAATGGAAGAGCTAGAAAGCTTTATCCGCAATATGCAGAACATTGTCAACCTAAAATTGACATAA